Proteins co-encoded in one Equus przewalskii isolate Varuska chromosome 27, EquPr2, whole genome shotgun sequence genomic window:
- the LRRC3 gene encoding leucine-rich repeat-containing protein 3, with amino-acid sequence MVTCTVAPGSGEEQRSAALSERGVPSVPTRSQMGPMGRQSPSSLPVPTGGSCLLLLFCLRLGASCPQSCQCPDHAGAVAVHCSARGLQEIPKDIPTDAVLLKLDANKIARIPNGAFQHLNQLRELDLSQNAIETIGPAAFSGLAGGLRLLDLSHNRIRRIPKDALGKLSAKIRLSHNPLHCECALQEALWELKLDPDSVDEIACHTSVQEEYVGKPLIQALDSGVSFCSIHHKTTDVAMLVTMFGWFAMVITYVVYYVRQNQEDARRHLEYLKSLPSAPVSKDPIGPVP; translated from the coding sequence ATGGTCACTTGCACAGTGGCGCCGGGGAGTGGGGAAGAGCAGAGATCTGCAGCACTGAGCGAGAGGGGCGTGCCCTCTGTCCCCACACGCAGTCAGATGGgccccatgggcaggcagagcccctCGTCCCTGCCGGTCCCCACAGGGGGgtcttgcctcctcctcctcttctgcctgcgGTTGGGTGCTTCCTGCCCGCAGAGCTGCCAGTGCCCTGACCACGCGGGGGCTGTGGCCGTCCACTGCAGCGCGAGGGGCCTGCAGGAGATCCCCAAGGACATCCCCACCGACGCCGTGCTCCTGAAGCTCGATGCCAACAAAATTGCCCGCATCCCTAACGGAGCTTTCCAGCACCTGAACCAACTGAGAGAGCTGGACTTGTCTCAGAATGCCATCGAGACCATCGGCCCTGCTGCCTTCTCGGGCCTGGCTGGGGGCCTGCGGCTGCTGGACCTGTCTCATAATCGCATCCGGAGGATTCCGAAGGACGCCCTGGGCAAGCTCAGCGCCAAGATCCGCCTGTCCCACAACCCGCTGCACTGCGAATGTGCCCTGCAGGAGGCCCTATGGGAGCTGAAGCTGGACCCGGACTCGGTGGACGAGATCGCCTGCCACACCTCGGTGCAGGAGGAATATGTGGGGAAGCCGCTGATCCAGGCTCTGGACTCCGGCGTCAGCTTCTGCAGCATCCACCACAAGACCACGGATGTGGCCATGCTGGTCACCATGTTCGGCTGGTTCGCCATGGTGATCACCTATGTTGTGTACTACGTGCGCCAGAACCAGGAGGATGCCAGGAGGCACTTGGAGTACCTCAAGTCCCTGCCCAGCGCCCCCGTGTCCAAGGACCCCATCGGCCCCGTGCCCTAG